The Calditerrivibrio sp. sequence TTCTCATAATACCTTTTACCCTTTATCTGCTCCAATGCTCCACCCTCATCAACCTTAAACTCCATCACATACACCACATCTGGAAATATCAGCGTCAGATCTATCCTACCTTTATTCGTCACATCCTCACCTATCACCTCCACACCCATACCCTTCATGTACGCATAAAACACTGACACATAATAACCCTCCCTCTCATACATC is a genomic window containing:
- a CDS encoding PD-(D/E)XK nuclease domain-containing protein, yielding MYEREGYYVSVFYAYMKGMGVEVIGEDVTNKGRIDLTLIFPDVVYVMEFKVDEGGALEQIKGKRYYEKYLSMGKDIYLVGIEFDSGKRNVGNLEWVEIPSV